One Obesumbacterium proteus DNA window includes the following coding sequences:
- the pncA gene encoding bifunctional nicotinamidase/pyrazinamidase, which produces MSAALLLIDLQNDFCPQGALAVSEGDRVIPIALNAIKQAQQNSVPVIATQDWHPAQHGSFASQSGGKIGEMGELAGLEQIWWPDHCVQGSEGAEFHPLLNAAHFDHIVHKGTDASIDSYSAFFDNGRRASTELHHWLQRHQIDTLYMMGLATDYCVKYSVMDALHLGYRVVVITDGCRGVNIKPEDSKIALQQMQTLGATLMTLSDVRF; this is translated from the coding sequence ATGTCAGCCGCATTATTGCTTATTGATTTACAGAATGACTTTTGCCCGCAGGGCGCACTGGCAGTCTCCGAAGGCGATCGGGTAATTCCTATCGCTTTGAATGCAATTAAACAAGCACAACAAAATAGCGTGCCTGTTATTGCGACTCAGGATTGGCATCCCGCGCAGCACGGTAGTTTTGCCAGCCAGTCTGGGGGAAAAATTGGTGAGATGGGTGAGCTGGCAGGCTTAGAACAAATTTGGTGGCCCGATCACTGCGTTCAAGGTTCTGAGGGGGCTGAGTTTCATCCATTGCTGAATGCCGCCCATTTCGATCACATCGTGCATAAAGGCACCGATGCCTCTATCGATAGCTACAGCGCTTTTTTTGACAATGGTCGCAGAGCCTCAACCGAGTTGCATCACTGGCTGCAAAGACATCAAATCGACACGCTCTACATGATGGGGCTAGCTACGGATTACTGCGTAAAATACTCCGTGATGGATGCGCTGCATCTGGGGTATCGCGTGGTGGTAATTACCGACGGGTGCCGCGGCGTCAATATCAAGCCTGAAGACAGCAAAATTGCACTCCAGCAGATGCAAACGCTTGGCGCAACATTGATGACATTAAGCGACGTTAGATTCTAA
- a CDS encoding YeaC family protein: MELDDLLSAMTPEIYQRLVTAVELGKWPDGVSLTPEQKENSLQMVMLWQSRHNTDPQHMSINMQGQIEMKSKQDFKKGFERDAIIRIKPEA; encoded by the coding sequence ATGGAACTTGATGATTTGCTATCGGCGATGACGCCAGAAATTTATCAACGCTTGGTAACCGCGGTTGAACTCGGAAAATGGCCGGACGGCGTGAGTTTGACTCCAGAGCAAAAAGAAAACAGTCTGCAAATGGTGATGCTGTGGCAGTCGCGCCATAACACCGATCCTCAGCACATGAGCATCAACATGCAGGGGCAAATTGAAATGAAAAGTAAGCAGGACTTTAAGAAAGGCTTTGAGCGCGATGCCATTATTCGCATAAAGCCTGAAGCATAA
- the gapA gene encoding glyceraldehyde-3-phosphate dehydrogenase yields the protein MTIKVGINGFGRIGRIVFRAAQERSDIEIVAINDLLDAEYMAYMLKYDSTHGRFNGTVEVKDGHLVVNGKTIRVTAERDPANLKWNEVNVDVVAEATGLFLTDETARKHIAAGAKKVVLTGPSKDNTPMFVMGVNDKTYAGQDIVSNASCTTNCLAPLAKVLNDKFGIVEALMTTVHATTATQKTVDGPSHKDWRGGRGASQNIIPSSTGAAKAVGKVIPELNGKLTGMAFRVPTPNVSVVDLTARIEKKATYKEICAAMKAASEGELKGVLGYTEDDVVSTDFNGEVCTSVFDAKAGIALNDNFVKLVSWYDNETGYSNKVLDLIAHISK from the coding sequence ATGACTATCAAAGTAGGTATCAACGGTTTTGGCCGTATCGGCCGTATTGTTTTCCGTGCTGCTCAAGAACGTTCTGACATCGAAATCGTTGCAATCAACGACCTGTTAGACGCTGAGTATATGGCTTACATGCTGAAGTACGACTCTACTCACGGTCGTTTCAACGGCACTGTTGAAGTTAAAGATGGCCACCTGGTCGTTAACGGCAAAACAATCCGTGTTACCGCAGAACGTGATCCGGCTAACCTGAAATGGAACGAAGTCAACGTTGACGTTGTTGCTGAAGCAACTGGTCTGTTCCTGACTGACGAAACTGCACGTAAGCACATCGCTGCTGGTGCTAAGAAAGTCGTTCTGACTGGTCCTTCTAAAGACAACACCCCAATGTTCGTAATGGGTGTTAACGATAAGACTTATGCTGGCCAAGATATCGTTTCTAACGCATCTTGCACCACTAACTGCCTGGCTCCACTGGCTAAAGTTCTGAACGACAAGTTCGGCATCGTTGAAGCACTGATGACTACCGTTCATGCGACTACCGCAACTCAGAAAACCGTTGATGGCCCGTCTCACAAAGACTGGCGCGGCGGCCGCGGCGCATCCCAGAACATCATTCCTTCATCTACCGGTGCTGCTAAAGCTGTAGGTAAAGTAATCCCAGAACTGAACGGCAAACTGACTGGTATGGCGTTCCGCGTTCCTACCCCTAACGTTTCTGTTGTTGACCTGACTGCTCGTATCGAGAAGAAAGCAACTTACAAAGAAATCTGTGCTGCAATGAAAGCTGCGTCTGAAGGCGAGCTGAAAGGCGTACTGGGTTACACCGAAGATGACGTAGTTTCTACTGACTTCAACGGCGAAGTTTGCACTTCAGTATTCGATGCTAAAGCTGGTATCGCGCTGAACGACAACTTTGTGAAACTGGTTTCTTGGTACGATAACGAAACTGGCTACTCAAACAAAGTTCTGGATCTGATCGCTCACATCTCTAAATAA
- a CDS encoding D-hexose-6-phosphate mutarotase, with amino-acid sequence MSEKIFTLPVQEQITPYISQRQIDELPVVVVNHPKVRAAVTLQGAHLLSWQPSGEKPVLWLSSETAFKNSVAIRGGIPICWPWFGPAGQPAHGFARNLPWTLTAHDEDESGVILTFTLEQSAESKKHWPHDFCLIARFKLGEVCEMELESHGEYEYAAALHTYFNIGDITQIDVSGLGSPYIDKVNPGTGEQQGNLTFATRTDRIYTKPEPFSVITDKALQRVIEVHHHNNTDVVAWNPWSELSVSMADMPNDGYKTMVCVETAHVTSPMKASANAPSRLSVTLRARPLR; translated from the coding sequence TTGTCTGAAAAAATCTTTACCCTGCCCGTTCAAGAACAAATCACTCCGTACATTTCTCAACGCCAAATCGACGAACTTCCTGTTGTCGTCGTTAATCATCCTAAAGTTCGTGCCGCTGTCACCTTGCAAGGCGCACATTTGCTCTCATGGCAACCTTCTGGCGAGAAACCTGTACTGTGGTTGAGCAGCGAAACCGCGTTCAAAAACAGCGTAGCGATTCGCGGGGGTATTCCTATCTGCTGGCCTTGGTTTGGCCCTGCTGGTCAGCCTGCGCACGGTTTTGCCCGTAACCTGCCTTGGACACTCACCGCGCATGATGAAGATGAAAGCGGCGTGATCTTAACGTTCACTCTTGAACAAAGCGCTGAAAGCAAAAAACATTGGCCGCATGACTTCTGCCTGATTGCACGATTCAAACTTGGTGAAGTATGCGAAATGGAATTGGAGTCTCACGGTGAATACGAATATGCCGCTGCACTTCATACCTATTTCAATATCGGCGACATCACCCAGATTGACGTCAGTGGCTTGGGCTCGCCATACATTGATAAAGTCAATCCAGGCACCGGCGAACAGCAAGGCAATTTGACCTTTGCAACGCGCACAGACCGTATCTATACCAAGCCTGAACCATTTAGCGTCATCACGGACAAAGCCTTACAGCGCGTGATTGAGGTGCATCACCATAACAATACTGATGTCGTGGCATGGAACCCGTGGTCTGAGCTTTCTGTGAGCATGGCCGATATGCCTAACGATGGTTACAAAACCATGGTTTGTGTTGAAACCGCGCATGTCACAAGCCCAATGAAAGCCTCCGCGAATGCCCCGTCACGACTTTCCGTGACGCTGCGCGCGCGCCCTCTGCGCTAA
- the msrB gene encoding peptide-methionine (R)-S-oxide reductase MsrB → MAKDDFSAQHPNDLTEMQRYVTQQRGTEPPFSGKLLHNKQEGIYHCLCCNSPLFYSNSKYDSGCGWPSFYQPVSAEAIRYLEDNSHGMQRTEIRCAHCDAHLGHVFPDGPQPTGDRYCVNSASLSFTDEDSGKQTQG, encoded by the coding sequence ATGGCTAAAGACGATTTCTCTGCACAACACCCGAATGACTTAACTGAAATGCAACGCTACGTCACACAACAGCGGGGCACTGAGCCGCCTTTTAGCGGTAAACTGTTACACAATAAACAAGAAGGCATTTATCACTGCCTGTGTTGTAACAGTCCACTGTTCTACTCAAACAGCAAATACGATTCTGGCTGCGGCTGGCCTAGCTTCTACCAGCCCGTTAGCGCGGAGGCTATCCGCTACCTTGAAGACAATTCACACGGCATGCAGCGTACTGAAATTCGCTGCGCTCACTGTGATGCGCATCTTGGCCATGTTTTCCCTGATGGACCACAGCCTACCGGTGACCGCTATTGCGTGAACTCTGCATCGCTTAGCTTCACCGATGAAGACTCCGGTAAACAGACTCAGGGCTAA
- the sppA gene encoding signal peptide peptidase SppA, whose translation MHFLWRCISGVFRWTWRILNFIREFILNVFLILLILVCVGIYFQMQTKPVEPVKGALLVNLTGVVVDNPAISNKFSQIGRELLGASSNRLQENSLFDVVDMIRQAKTDPNITGMVLSLNDFAGADQPSLQYMGKALREFRDSGKPIFATADSYSQAQYYLASYANKIYLSPQGVVDLHGMATNNLYYKTLLDKLKVSTHIFRVGTYKSAVEPMIRDDMSPAARDADNEWLSGMWNNYVATVAANRQITAEQLFPGAEGVLKGLQAAGGDTAKYALDNKLVDGLASRSDVENLFTKAFGWNKTTKDFSAISMYDYTPPAEKKSGSEIAVIFADGAIMDGEATPGNVGGDTTANQIRDARLNPKIKAIVLRVNSPGGSVSASEVIRSELAAARAAGKPVVVSMGGLAASGGYWISTPANYIVASPSTLTGSIGIFGVINTFENTLDSIGVHTDGVATSPLADLTVTKALPEAFSQMMQINIENGYKNFITLVAKARNKTPEQVDAIAQGRVWLGTDAKKNGLVDQLGDFDDAVTKAAELAKLKTYQLNWFVEDPSFGQMVLGQLTGSVQAALPSAVRAMLPESLVRISALLKDKTDWMATLNDPQNRYALCMSCGDVK comes from the coding sequence ATGCACTTTTTGTGGAGATGCATTTCAGGCGTATTTCGATGGACTTGGCGGATACTGAATTTTATCCGCGAGTTTATTTTGAACGTATTCCTGATCCTACTGATTTTGGTTTGTGTGGGAATTTACTTCCAGATGCAAACCAAACCTGTTGAACCGGTTAAAGGCGCCCTGCTGGTTAATCTGACCGGCGTTGTGGTCGATAACCCTGCCATCAGCAACAAATTTAGCCAGATAGGCAGAGAGTTGCTGGGCGCAAGTAGCAATCGCCTACAGGAAAACTCACTGTTTGACGTGGTCGATATGATCCGTCAGGCCAAGACCGACCCAAATATCACCGGCATGGTGCTGTCCCTCAATGATTTTGCCGGTGCAGATCAGCCTTCGCTGCAATATATGGGTAAAGCGCTGCGTGAATTCCGCGACAGCGGTAAGCCGATTTTTGCCACTGCCGATAGCTATAGCCAAGCCCAGTATTATTTGGCGAGCTATGCCAACAAAATCTATCTGTCACCGCAGGGCGTGGTCGATCTGCACGGTATGGCGACCAATAACCTTTACTACAAAACCTTGCTCGATAAGCTTAAGGTCAGCACGCACATTTTCCGCGTTGGAACATATAAATCTGCGGTTGAGCCGATGATCCGCGACGATATGTCACCAGCGGCACGCGATGCGGATAACGAGTGGCTTAGCGGTATGTGGAACAACTACGTCGCAACCGTTGCCGCAAACCGTCAGATCACCGCTGAACAGCTGTTCCCTGGCGCGGAAGGCGTATTGAAAGGTCTACAGGCTGCGGGTGGCGATACCGCCAAATATGCGCTCGATAATAAACTGGTTGATGGGTTAGCTTCACGTTCAGACGTTGAAAATCTGTTTACCAAAGCCTTTGGCTGGAATAAAACCACCAAAGATTTCAGCGCTATCAGCATGTATGACTATACCCCACCGGCTGAGAAGAAAAGCGGGAGTGAAATCGCCGTTATCTTCGCCGATGGTGCCATTATGGATGGCGAAGCAACGCCAGGTAACGTCGGTGGCGACACCACTGCGAACCAGATCCGCGATGCGCGTTTAAATCCGAAAATTAAAGCCATTGTTCTACGCGTAAACAGTCCTGGCGGTAGCGTTTCTGCCTCCGAAGTTATTCGTTCTGAACTCGCTGCTGCACGCGCTGCGGGCAAACCAGTGGTGGTTTCCATGGGTGGACTCGCCGCTTCTGGCGGTTACTGGATCTCCACACCGGCTAACTACATCGTCGCGAGCCCAAGCACATTAACCGGTTCTATCGGTATTTTCGGTGTGATTAACACCTTCGAAAATACGCTCGATAGCATTGGCGTTCATACCGACGGCGTGGCGACTTCGCCATTGGCTGACCTCACGGTCACCAAAGCGCTGCCTGAAGCTTTCTCGCAGATGATGCAAATCAACATTGAGAACGGCTATAAAAACTTCATCACGCTGGTGGCCAAAGCGCGTAACAAAACCCCAGAGCAGGTAGATGCTATCGCTCAAGGCCGTGTGTGGTTGGGTACTGATGCGAAGAAAAATGGTTTAGTTGACCAGTTGGGTGATTTCGACGACGCCGTCACCAAAGCGGCAGAGCTTGCCAAGTTGAAAACTTACCAGCTGAACTGGTTTGTTGAAGATCCAAGCTTTGGACAGATGGTGTTAGGGCAGTTAACTGGTTCGGTACAAGCGGCGTTACCTTCTGCGGTACGCGCCATGCTGCCAGAGTCTTTGGTGCGTATTTCTGCGCTGCTGAAAGATAAAACTGACTGGATGGCCACCTTGAACGATCCACAAAACCGCTATGCGCTGTGCATGAGCTGCGGTGATGTGAAGTAA
- the ansA gene encoding asparaginase encodes MQKKSIYVAYTGGTIGMQRSENGYIPVSGHLQRQLALMPEFHRPEMPDFTLHAYEPLIDSSDMTPEDWQHIANDIEANYDKYDGFVILHGTDTMAFTASALSFMLENLAKPVIVTGSQIPLAELRSDGQTNLLNALYLAANYPINEVSLFFNNKLFRGNRTTKAHADGFDAFASPNYPMLLEVGINIRRIAPLMTQLHNAPLKVHQITPQPIGVVTIYPGISADVVRNFLRQPVKALILRSYGVGNAPQKADLLAELQEASDRGIVVVNLTQCISGRVNMEGYATGNALAHAGVISGFDMTVEAALTKLHYLLCQNLSPEQIRELMKQDLRGELSITD; translated from the coding sequence ATGCAGAAAAAATCTATTTACGTAGCCTACACCGGCGGTACCATCGGCATGCAGCGTTCAGAGAATGGCTACATTCCTGTTTCAGGTCATTTGCAGCGTCAGTTGGCCTTGATGCCGGAGTTCCATCGTCCTGAAATGCCTGACTTCACGCTTCATGCCTACGAGCCGTTGATCGATTCCTCGGATATGACGCCGGAAGACTGGCAGCATATTGCGAATGACATTGAAGCCAACTACGACAAATATGATGGTTTCGTGATCCTGCATGGCACCGACACCATGGCATTCACCGCTTCTGCGCTGTCGTTTATGCTCGAAAACCTCGCGAAGCCGGTGATTGTTACCGGCTCTCAGATCCCGCTGGCGGAGCTGCGCTCAGATGGGCAAACCAATTTGCTCAATGCGCTGTATCTGGCCGCTAACTATCCGATTAACGAAGTTTCGCTATTCTTCAACAACAAGCTGTTTCGTGGCAACCGCACGACCAAAGCGCACGCTGACGGGTTTGATGCTTTTGCATCGCCTAACTACCCGATGTTGCTTGAGGTAGGAATTAATATCCGCCGTATTGCGCCACTGATGACTCAGTTGCATAACGCGCCGCTCAAGGTTCATCAAATTACGCCGCAGCCGATTGGTGTGGTGACGATTTATCCCGGCATTTCAGCTGACGTAGTGCGTAACTTTTTGCGCCAGCCGGTCAAGGCACTGATCCTGCGCTCTTACGGCGTGGGTAACGCTCCGCAAAAAGCCGATTTGCTGGCAGAATTGCAGGAAGCCTCAGATCGTGGGATCGTGGTGGTTAACCTGACCCAATGCATTTCAGGCCGCGTTAATATGGAAGGTTACGCCACGGGAAATGCGCTGGCTCATGCGGGCGTAATCAGCGGTTTCGACATGACGGTTGAAGCGGCGCTAACAAAACTGCACTATCTGTTGTGCCAAAATCTCAGCCCTGAGCAAATTCGCGAACTGATGAAACAGGATCTTCGCGGAGAGCTGAGCATCACCGACTAA
- a CDS encoding MipA/OmpV family protein, with protein MKTLKLTTLGLLVLAATSAAQAGTWSLGASALVSPDPYRGNNDRVYPVPIINYEGDDFYFRSLTAGYYLWKDEQNQLSVMAFYNPLHFKASDSDDRHMKQLSNRHSTVMAGVAYTHKEDWGSIRTSFAGDILDNSNGLIADAAYLFPITAGDWSFTPGAGVTWNSSNQNDYYFGVSGSESNRSGYKRYTASDSWNPYVELTARYQINSNWNAFFTGRYIRLSDEVKDSPMIDKSYTGLLWTGVTYTF; from the coding sequence GTGAAAACTTTAAAATTAACTACGCTAGGGCTGCTCGTGTTGGCTGCTACAAGTGCCGCTCAGGCCGGAACGTGGTCTTTGGGGGCTTCTGCGTTAGTCAGCCCAGACCCTTATCGCGGTAATAACGATCGCGTATATCCTGTTCCGATCATTAACTATGAAGGTGATGATTTTTACTTCCGCAGCCTGACCGCCGGCTATTACCTGTGGAAAGATGAGCAGAACCAACTGAGCGTGATGGCTTTTTATAACCCATTACACTTCAAGGCAAGCGATAGCGACGATCGCCACATGAAGCAGTTAAGCAACCGTCACTCCACCGTGATGGCAGGTGTTGCTTACACTCACAAAGAAGACTGGGGCTCCATTCGTACCTCATTCGCCGGTGATATTTTGGATAACAGCAACGGTTTGATCGCCGATGCCGCTTATTTGTTCCCAATTACAGCCGGAGACTGGTCATTTACACCGGGCGCGGGTGTGACGTGGAACAGCTCTAACCAAAATGATTATTACTTTGGCGTGAGCGGTAGCGAATCAAACCGCAGTGGTTACAAACGCTATACCGCAAGCGATAGCTGGAATCCGTATGTTGAGTTAACGGCTCGCTACCAGATTAATAGCAACTGGAATGCGTTCTTCACCGGGCGTTATATCCGCCTGAGCGATGAAGTGAAAGATAGCCCAATGATTGATAAGAGCTACACTGGCTTGCTGTGGACGGGTGTGACTTACACCTTCTAA